The following are encoded together in the Juglans microcarpa x Juglans regia isolate MS1-56 chromosome 2D, Jm3101_v1.0, whole genome shotgun sequence genome:
- the LOC121248208 gene encoding transcription factor HHO5-like, producing MESVGVNPLELSLSLKPSCFPKTITNLLKDLRNMNNVWEKLSVLDESLQMHKEELARLEAFKRELPQSVLLLMESIDILEEEIEKVKNKESEAERTLMEFLTLKDRRINFDDQEEQRQVLGSNGVGKAQASSPAFLSNRDHSHLDTSTRPCKFNSGKARGKEAMNGSGMSSVHPKTRVPKPFKPKPIWKTNRRTWTVELHAKFVEAVNFLGGPEVATPKQIREVMQVEGLTNDHVKSHLQKYRLHNKIFRSQDSSSTSW from the exons ATGGAAAGTGTGGGTGTGAATCCTCTAGAGCTTAGCCTGAGTCTGAAACCATCTTGCTTCCCCAAAACGATCACCAACTTGCTGAAAGATCTTAGGAATATGAATAATGTCTGGGAGAAACTTTCGGTTTTGGATGAGTCTCTACAGATGCACAAGGAAGAGCTGGCGAGGCTTGAGGCCTTTAAGCGTGAGCTTCCTCAGAGCGTTCTACTCCTTATGGAAT CGATTGACATATTGGAGGAGGAAATCGAGAAGGTGAAGAATAAGGAATCTGAAGCTGAAAGAACTTTGATGGAGTTTCTTACTTTAAAAGACAGAAGAATCAACTTTGATGATCAGGAAGAACAAAGACAAGTCTTGGGAAGTAACGGAGTGGGAAAAGCCCAAGCAAGCTCTCCTGCTTTCCTTTCTAATCGTGACCACAGCCACCTAGATACCTCGACTCGG CCATGCAAATTTAATAGTGGCAAAGCAAGGGGAAAGGAGGCGATGAATGGATCAGGTATGTCATCTGTTCATCCCAAGACTAGAGTCCCAAAGCCATTCAAGCCAAAGCCTATATGGAAGACCAACAGGAGAACATGGACAGTGGAGCTGCATGCAAAGTTCGTGGAGGCTGTAAACTTCCTCGGAGGTCCCGAAG TGGCTACTCCAAAGCAAATTAGAGAAGTAATGCAGGTTGAAGGGCTGACCAATGATCACGTGAAAAGCCATCTGCAG AAGTACAGACTGCACAACAAGATATTTCGATCGCAGGACTCTTCATCAACAAGTTGGTAG
- the LOC121248207 gene encoding vegetative cell wall protein gp1 isoform X1, with amino-acid sequence MSWFLVVLFLTIAFNSPSEARHEKKLPSAIVVGTVYCDTCFQEDFSKTSHFISGASVAVECKPGTSKPSFRKEVKTDKNGEFKVHLPFSVSKHVERIEGCAVKLVSSSEPHCAVASTATSSSLHLKSRNQGTHIFSAGFFTFKPLNQPNLCNQKPSIQNSKELSSKKVSLPPTDGLAFTPPIQDPTVPDLPPTGRNYLPPLPRLPELPPLPQLPPLPGLPLPPIPGLPLPPIPGKTAKSKPAESLKTTQSQDQKAAQPDSFFPPLFPPLFPPNPLQPPPLIPNPFQPPPLIPNPFQPPPLLPNPFQPPPAPLIPIPPIPGFTPPPPAPVIPLPPIPGLTPSPSPPAPLIPFPPIPGFTPSSPPPPPPSLPFPFPPLIPFPPVPPSPRIPPAASSSRPTHP; translated from the exons ATGTCTTGGTTTTTAGTAGTACTCTTTCTCACTATAGCATTTAATAGTCCTTCAGAGGCTAGGCATGAGAAGAAGCTCCCATCTGCAATTGTTGTTGGGACTGTCTACTGTGACACATGTTTCCAAGAGGATTTCTCAAAGACCAGCCACTTCATTTCAG GTGCATCTGTTGCTGTGGAATGCAAACCTGGGACTTCAAAACCAAGTTTTCGGAAAGAAGTGAAAACAGATAAGAATGGAGAATTCAAAGTCCATTTGCCATTCTCAGTAAGCAAACATGTCGAAAGAATTGAAGGATGTGCTGTTAAATTGGTCAGCAGCAGCGAGCCGCACTGTGCTGTGGCCTCAACAGCAACATCATCTTCGCTCCATCTCAAGTCTAGAAACCAAGGGACTCACATATTCTCTGCTGGGTTTTTCACCTTCAAGCCTCTAAATCAGCCAAACCTGTGTAACCAAAAACCAAGCATTCAAAATTCCAAGGAGCTCAGTAGCAAGAAAGTCTCACTTCCTCCAACTGATGGCTTAGCATTTACACCTCCAATTCAAGACCCAACAGTCCCAGATCTTCCCCCCACAGGTCGTAACTATCTTCCCCCTCTTCCTAGACTGCCCGAGCTTCCACCATTGCCACAACTCCCTCCTCTTCCAGGACTTCCATTACCACCTATTCCAGGACTTCCATTGCCACCTATTCCTGGAAAGACTGCGAAATCAAAACCTGCCGAGTCCTTAAAGACAACTCAGTCACAGGATCAGAAGGCAGCTCAACCGGACTCCTTCTTTCCACCACTTTTTCCACCACTTTTTCCACCAAACCCTTTGCAGCCACCTCCTCTTATCCCCAATCCATTCCAGCCACCTCCTCTCATCCCCAACCCATTCCAGCCACCACCACTTCTCCCTAATCCATTTCAACCTCCACCAGCACCATTGATTCCTATTCCACCAATACCAGGCTTTACTCCACCTCCACCAGCACCAGTGATTCCTCTTCCACCAATACCAGGTCTTACTCCATCACCATCTCCACCAGCACCATTGATTCCTTTTCCACCAATACCAGGTTTTACACCATCATcacctccacctcctccacCATCTCTGCCGTTCCCTTTCCCCCCACTTATTCCATTCCCTCCAGTCCCACCTTCCCCTCGCATTCCTCctgctgcttcttcttcaaGGCCAACTCATCCTTGA
- the LOC121248207 gene encoding vegetative cell wall protein gp1 isoform X2, protein MSWFLVVLFLTIAFNSPSEARHEKKLPSAIVVGTVYCDTCFQEDFSKTSHFISGASVAVECKPGTSKPSFRKEVKTDKNGEFKVHLPFSVSKHVERIEGCAVKLVSSSEPHCAVASTATSSSLHLKSRNQGTHIFSAGFFTFKPLNQPNLCNQKPSIQNSKELSSKKVSLPPTDGLAFTPPIQDPTVPDLPPTGRNYLPPLPRLPELPPLPQLPPLPGLPLPPIPGLPLPPIPGKTAKSKPAESLKTTQSQDQKAAQPDSFFPPLFPPNPFQPPPLIPNPFQPPPLLPNPFQPPPAPLIPIPPIPGFTPPPPAPVIPLPPIPGLTPSPSPPAPLIPFPPIPGFTPSSPPPPPPSLPFPFPPLIPFPPVPPSPRIPPAASSSRPTHP, encoded by the exons ATGTCTTGGTTTTTAGTAGTACTCTTTCTCACTATAGCATTTAATAGTCCTTCAGAGGCTAGGCATGAGAAGAAGCTCCCATCTGCAATTGTTGTTGGGACTGTCTACTGTGACACATGTTTCCAAGAGGATTTCTCAAAGACCAGCCACTTCATTTCAG GTGCATCTGTTGCTGTGGAATGCAAACCTGGGACTTCAAAACCAAGTTTTCGGAAAGAAGTGAAAACAGATAAGAATGGAGAATTCAAAGTCCATTTGCCATTCTCAGTAAGCAAACATGTCGAAAGAATTGAAGGATGTGCTGTTAAATTGGTCAGCAGCAGCGAGCCGCACTGTGCTGTGGCCTCAACAGCAACATCATCTTCGCTCCATCTCAAGTCTAGAAACCAAGGGACTCACATATTCTCTGCTGGGTTTTTCACCTTCAAGCCTCTAAATCAGCCAAACCTGTGTAACCAAAAACCAAGCATTCAAAATTCCAAGGAGCTCAGTAGCAAGAAAGTCTCACTTCCTCCAACTGATGGCTTAGCATTTACACCTCCAATTCAAGACCCAACAGTCCCAGATCTTCCCCCCACAGGTCGTAACTATCTTCCCCCTCTTCCTAGACTGCCCGAGCTTCCACCATTGCCACAACTCCCTCCTCTTCCAGGACTTCCATTACCACCTATTCCAGGACTTCCATTGCCACCTATTCCTGGAAAGACTGCGAAATCAAAACCTGCCGAGTCCTTAAAGACAACTCAGTCACAGGATCAGAAGGCAGCTCAACCGGACTCCTTCTTTCCACCACTTTTTCCACCA AATCCATTCCAGCCACCTCCTCTCATCCCCAACCCATTCCAGCCACCACCACTTCTCCCTAATCCATTTCAACCTCCACCAGCACCATTGATTCCTATTCCACCAATACCAGGCTTTACTCCACCTCCACCAGCACCAGTGATTCCTCTTCCACCAATACCAGGTCTTACTCCATCACCATCTCCACCAGCACCATTGATTCCTTTTCCACCAATACCAGGTTTTACACCATCATcacctccacctcctccacCATCTCTGCCGTTCCCTTTCCCCCCACTTATTCCATTCCCTCCAGTCCCACCTTCCCCTCGCATTCCTCctgctgcttcttcttcaaGGCCAACTCATCCTTGA